From a region of the Citricoccus muralis genome:
- a CDS encoding DUF2079 domain-containing protein produces the protein MAAAAVLYLVHSFLRFRNFEAKGYDLGIFDQAVRQYALFREPIVPIKGVDFNILGDHFHPIIALAAPLYWVWDDPRMLGIAMTALLVSTAIPVYLFARRRFRHSAALIAAAALLLWWPFQAMVNWDFHEVSFGVPIAAWVIWAIDGRRYWLATILAVSLLTVREDMGITLLAIAMVLAIKRAWLPAVVTAVLGVAGYVFATSVVIPHFSPEGEFGYWQFTALGPDMGSSIAFILSQPLDAVAVLFDHPLKIGLWLLHFVALWLLPFLSPYTLIGAPILLSRLFNDRLNVWSPVYQYDAILAPIFLLAALEALARIGVWREARRQSRAQSPDPARRRRTGSAATTGLPAPGVSRQGRLPLVFVSVLLGCGVLGTAVFPQVFPFHRTATGENWQMTEWAHALNRAVDTIPDDVCVEAADNAVPHLVDRTYVGLHGDMGDELATWMIIDTTVEELGGWDPLTPDEALQRAERLGYEAVTEDDHGIWVLHRDQPVDPVCADYVP, from the coding sequence ATGGCCGCGGCCGCCGTCCTCTACCTGGTCCATTCGTTCCTGCGCTTCCGGAACTTCGAGGCCAAGGGATACGACCTCGGAATCTTCGACCAGGCCGTGCGCCAGTACGCGCTGTTCCGGGAGCCGATCGTGCCCATCAAGGGCGTGGACTTCAACATCCTCGGCGATCACTTCCACCCGATCATCGCGCTGGCGGCCCCCCTGTACTGGGTCTGGGACGACCCGCGCATGCTGGGCATCGCGATGACCGCTCTGCTGGTCTCCACCGCCATCCCGGTCTATCTCTTCGCGCGCCGTCGCTTCCGCCACTCCGCCGCGCTGATCGCCGCCGCCGCCCTGTTGCTGTGGTGGCCGTTCCAGGCGATGGTGAACTGGGACTTCCACGAGGTCTCCTTCGGGGTGCCGATCGCCGCCTGGGTCATCTGGGCCATCGACGGCCGCCGATACTGGCTGGCCACCATCCTCGCGGTCTCCCTGCTGACCGTCCGCGAGGACATGGGCATCACACTGCTGGCCATCGCGATGGTGCTCGCGATCAAGCGGGCCTGGCTGCCCGCCGTCGTGACCGCCGTGCTGGGGGTGGCTGGCTACGTCTTCGCCACCTCCGTGGTGATCCCGCACTTCTCCCCCGAAGGTGAGTTCGGGTACTGGCAATTCACCGCCCTGGGCCCGGACATGGGGTCCTCGATCGCCTTCATCCTGTCCCAGCCCCTCGACGCCGTCGCGGTCCTGTTCGACCACCCGCTGAAGATCGGGTTGTGGCTGCTGCACTTCGTGGCGCTGTGGCTGCTGCCGTTCCTGTCCCCCTACACCCTGATCGGCGCGCCGATCCTGCTCTCGCGCCTGTTCAACGACCGGCTCAACGTGTGGAGCCCGGTCTACCAGTACGACGCGATCCTGGCCCCGATCTTCCTGCTGGCCGCGCTCGAGGCGCTCGCCCGGATCGGCGTCTGGCGTGAGGCACGCCGTCAGTCACGGGCTCAGTCACCAGACCCAGCACGACGCCGGCGCACCGGTTCCGCGGCGACCACCGGCCTGCCTGCCCCGGGTGTCTCGCGTCAGGGGCGACTGCCCCTCGTGTTCGTCTCGGTCCTGCTCGGTTGCGGCGTGCTGGGAACCGCGGTCTTCCCGCAGGTCTTCCCGTTCCACCGCACCGCGACGGGCGAGAACTGGCAGATGACGGAGTGGGCCCACGCCCTGAACCGGGCCGTGGACACCATTCCGGATGACGTCTGCGTCGAGGCCGCGGACAATGCCGTGCCCCACCTCGTGGACCGCACCTACGTGGGCCTGCACGGGGACATGGGTGACGAGCTGGCCACCTGGATGATCATCGACACCACCGTGGAGGAGCTCGGCGGGTGGGATCCGCTCACGCCGGACGAGGCCCTGCAACGAGCCGAACGCCTGGGCTACGAGGCCGTCACCGAGGACGACCACGGCATCTGGGTGCTGCACCGCGACCAGCCGGTGGACCCGGTCTGCGCGGACTACGTGCCGTGA
- a CDS encoding fatty acid desaturase family protein, producing MSAEGSPTVRPPAAAHLSDDQVAELGRELDAVRDTVLAERGDTDAAYIRKVIRWQRALEFGGRACLMGANNKLAWVAGTSMLSVAKIIENMEIGHNVLHGQWDWMRDPDIHSTTWEWDFVTPSKAWQNTHNDMHHRWTNVIGKDRDVGYNVLRVDKDQPWEPKHILNPVINAGLAPVFEWGIALYDLELDRVKTGEKSKSELMRDLKTVGMKAAKQFAKDYAATPVAAQVLTGSGKSALLATATANGLRNIWAHAVIFCGHFPEGAETFTEEMVEGETRGDWYVRQMIGSANISGSKAMHFMTGNLSHQVEHHLFPDLPSNRYAEVAVKVREICERYGLPYNIGPLHKQVGSTWGKIFRLALPDRK from the coding sequence CTGTCGGCCGAGGGCAGCCCGACTGTTCGCCCACCCGCCGCAGCCCATCTGTCCGACGACCAGGTGGCCGAACTCGGCCGCGAGCTCGACGCCGTCCGGGACACGGTCCTGGCCGAGCGCGGTGACACTGACGCTGCCTACATCCGCAAGGTCATCCGCTGGCAGCGTGCCCTGGAGTTCGGCGGACGGGCCTGTCTGATGGGCGCCAACAACAAGCTGGCCTGGGTGGCCGGAACCTCCATGCTGTCGGTCGCGAAGATCATCGAGAACATGGAGATCGGCCACAATGTGCTGCACGGCCAGTGGGACTGGATGCGGGACCCGGACATCCACTCGACCACGTGGGAATGGGACTTCGTCACCCCATCCAAGGCTTGGCAGAACACCCACAATGACATGCACCACCGCTGGACCAACGTGATCGGCAAAGACCGGGACGTGGGCTACAACGTGCTGCGCGTGGACAAGGACCAGCCGTGGGAGCCCAAGCACATCCTCAACCCGGTCATCAACGCCGGGCTGGCACCGGTGTTCGAATGGGGCATCGCGCTCTACGACCTGGAGCTCGACCGAGTCAAGACCGGCGAGAAGTCCAAGTCCGAGCTCATGCGGGACCTGAAGACCGTGGGGATGAAGGCCGCCAAGCAGTTCGCCAAGGACTACGCGGCGACCCCCGTGGCGGCCCAGGTGTTGACCGGCTCGGGGAAATCGGCGTTGCTGGCCACGGCCACCGCCAACGGATTGCGCAACATCTGGGCCCACGCCGTGATCTTCTGTGGCCACTTCCCGGAGGGCGCGGAGACGTTCACCGAGGAGATGGTCGAGGGGGAGACCCGGGGTGACTGGTACGTCCGCCAGATGATCGGCTCGGCCAACATCTCCGGCTCCAAGGCCATGCACTTCATGACCGGCAACCTCTCCCACCAGGTGGAGCACCACCTGTTCCCGGACCTGCCGTCCAACCGCTACGCCGAGGTGGCCGTGAAGGTCCGCGAGATCTGCGAGCGCTACGGGCTGCCCTACAACATCGGTCCCCTGCACAAGCAGGTCGGCTCTACGTGGGGCAAGATCTTCCGGTTGGCGTTGCCGGACCGGAAGTAG
- a CDS encoding L-aspartate oxidase, giving the protein MTSTARLPASPSARPTAVAEHQISTTVLVIGTGGSGLRAAIEVAELGVDVLAVGKRQRQDAHTSLAAGGINAALGTMDAEDSWQQHAADTIKESYHLANPHTAEIVARGAERGIADLDRYGMAFAREEDGRISQRFFGAHTYRRTAFAGDYTGLEIQRTLVNRAEQLEVPILDTVYITRLLVKDNVVFGAYGFDVQDGTRYLIHADSVILAAGGHNRIWRRTSSRRDENTGDSFRLAVEAGARLRDPELVQFHPSGIIEPENAAGTLVSEAARGEGGILRNGRGERFMANYDPERMELSTRDRVALAAYTEIHEGRGTANGGIWLDVSHLPRETIMTRLPRVYQTLLELQMLDITTDPIEIAPTAHYSMGGVWVRPEDHSTDVEGLYAIGEASSGLHGANRLGGNSLIELLVFGRIVGQAAVEHSAGLDAQRRSPEAVAAARAEIEGLLAADGQENVRALQRAIRNTMTEHAGVVRSEAGLSAGLAELDSIEARLQDVGIHPDIAGYQDLAHAFDLKASALAARATLEAARERRETRGCHNRSDFPDTDPELQVNLVWSPTAGITREEIPPVPEEIAALIREVSQDGKLVE; this is encoded by the coding sequence ATGACTTCCACAGCACGTCTCCCAGCGTCTCCTTCGGCACGCCCCACCGCCGTGGCCGAACACCAGATCTCCACCACCGTCCTCGTCATCGGCACCGGCGGCTCCGGGCTGCGCGCCGCCATCGAGGTGGCCGAGTTGGGCGTGGACGTCCTGGCCGTCGGGAAGCGCCAGCGGCAGGACGCCCACACCTCCCTGGCCGCCGGCGGCATCAACGCCGCCCTGGGCACCATGGACGCGGAGGACAGCTGGCAGCAGCACGCCGCGGACACCATCAAGGAGAGCTACCACCTCGCCAACCCCCACACCGCGGAGATCGTCGCCCGCGGCGCCGAGCGGGGCATCGCCGACCTGGACCGCTACGGCATGGCCTTCGCCCGCGAGGAGGACGGCCGCATCTCACAGCGCTTCTTCGGCGCGCACACCTATCGGCGCACCGCCTTCGCCGGGGACTACACCGGACTGGAGATCCAGCGGACCCTGGTGAACCGGGCGGAACAACTCGAGGTCCCCATCCTGGACACCGTCTACATCACCCGGCTGCTGGTCAAGGACAACGTCGTCTTCGGCGCCTACGGCTTCGACGTCCAGGACGGCACGCGCTACCTCATCCACGCCGACTCGGTCATCCTCGCCGCCGGCGGGCACAACCGGATCTGGCGGCGCACCTCATCCCGCCGCGATGAGAACACCGGGGACTCGTTCCGCCTCGCGGTGGAGGCTGGGGCCCGGCTCCGCGACCCCGAACTCGTGCAGTTCCACCCCTCCGGCATCATCGAGCCCGAGAACGCCGCCGGAACCCTGGTCTCCGAGGCCGCCCGCGGCGAGGGCGGGATCCTGCGCAACGGCCGCGGCGAGCGCTTCATGGCGAACTACGATCCCGAACGGATGGAACTCTCCACGCGTGACCGGGTGGCCCTGGCCGCCTACACCGAGATCCACGAGGGCCGCGGCACGGCGAACGGGGGCATCTGGCTGGACGTCTCCCACCTCCCACGGGAGACGATCATGACGCGACTTCCGCGCGTCTACCAGACACTGCTCGAACTGCAGATGCTGGACATCACCACCGATCCCATTGAGATCGCCCCGACAGCGCACTACTCCATGGGCGGGGTCTGGGTCCGGCCCGAGGACCACAGCACGGACGTCGAGGGCCTCTATGCCATCGGCGAGGCCTCCTCCGGACTCCACGGCGCCAACCGGCTGGGCGGGAACTCCCTGATCGAGTTACTGGTGTTCGGACGCATCGTCGGTCAGGCCGCCGTCGAGCATTCCGCCGGTCTCGACGCGCAGCGTCGCTCCCCCGAGGCCGTGGCCGCGGCCCGCGCCGAGATCGAGGGGTTGCTGGCCGCGGACGGGCAGGAGAACGTCCGGGCCCTTCAGCGAGCCATCCGCAACACGATGACCGAGCACGCTGGCGTCGTCCGCAGTGAGGCAGGACTCTCAGCGGGACTGGCCGAGCTGGACTCGATCGAGGCGCGCCTGCAGGACGTCGGCATCCACCCGGACATCGCCGGCTACCAGGACCTGGCCCACGCCTTCGACCTCAAGGCCTCGGCCCTGGCCGCTCGGGCCACGCTGGAGGCCGCCCGCGAGCGCCGCGAGACGCGCGGCTGCCACAACCGCAGCGACTTCCCGGACACTGATCCTGAGCTACAGGTCAACCTCGTCTGGTCGCCCACCGCCGGGATCACGCGCGAGGAGATCCCGCCGGTGCCGGAAGAGATCGCCGCCCTGATCCGGGAGGTCTCCCAGGACGGCAAGCTGGTCGAGTAG